In one Thermococcus sp. 2319x1 genomic region, the following are encoded:
- a CDS encoding dihydroorotate dehydrogenase, translated as MGVDLSVEIFGLTFKNPLVLASGPAGFGFELQQYLDISRIGAITLKTITIMPREGNAPPRLVDTHGGIINSIGLQNPGIKEFVRTIAPRLKDLKTIKIGSIAGFTIEEWKILGEEMDKIKEIRAIELDLSCPNVEGKGMWAKDEELTQEAIKAVRESTDKPIIAKLAPDVTDIVKVAKKAINAGADALSIGNTIEAMRINIETGLPFLKLKTGGLSGPAIKPITLARVFRVAEALKVPIIGIGGVMNWQDALEYAMAGASLIGIGTAIMVDPQAPLEILHGIESFLRQKGIERFKDIIGIAHRGGF; from the coding sequence ATGGGAGTGGATTTAAGCGTCGAAATATTTGGGCTAACATTTAAAAATCCGCTTGTGCTTGCTTCTGGACCGGCGGGATTTGGTTTTGAGCTCCAGCAATATTTAGACATCTCAAGGATAGGCGCAATAACCCTAAAAACCATTACCATAATGCCGAGAGAGGGAAATGCCCCTCCAAGGCTTGTTGATACCCATGGGGGAATAATAAACTCCATAGGGCTCCAAAATCCGGGCATCAAAGAGTTCGTGAGAACCATTGCTCCAAGGCTCAAAGACCTTAAGACGATCAAAATTGGAAGCATTGCGGGATTCACCATAGAGGAATGGAAAATTTTGGGGGAAGAAATGGATAAAATCAAAGAGATAAGGGCAATTGAGCTCGACCTCTCGTGTCCCAACGTGGAAGGAAAGGGGATGTGGGCTAAAGACGAGGAACTCACTCAAGAGGCAATAAAGGCAGTAAGAGAATCGACGGATAAGCCAATAATAGCCAAACTTGCCCCCGACGTTACGGATATAGTGAAGGTAGCAAAGAAAGCAATAAATGCAGGTGCCGATGCCCTGAGCATTGGGAACACAATAGAGGCGATGAGAATAAACATAGAAACCGGATTGCCTTTCCTTAAACTCAAAACCGGTGGCTTGAGCGGTCCTGCAATAAAGCCGATTACTCTTGCAAGAGTTTTTAGAGTGGCGGAAGCTTTAAAAGTCCCCATTATAGGTATTGGAGGAGTTATGAACTGGCAGGATGCTTTGGAATATGCAATGGCCGGAGCATCTCTTATCGGAATAGGGACAGCCATTATGGTAGATCCTCAAGCACCGCTTGAAATTTTGCATGGTATTGAGAGCTTTCTAAGGCAAAAAGGGATCGAGAGATTTAAGGACATAATCGGAATAGCCCATAGAGGTGGGTTCTGA
- the pyrF gene encoding orotidine-5'-phosphate decarboxylase has product MFIKKYRKARDKNTSILVVGLDSDVERIKGFKSMVEFNEHIVKETADLVCGYKINIAFYEKLGWRGYKELEETIELIKNETGLPIILDAKRGDIGNTARAYAKAYFDKLGVDSVTVNPYMGRDAIIPFLEKGHAFVLLLTSNESIGDVELHVYHKVLELAKELEKSYPERIGIVVGATRGEHIAEIAEKSGTLSWLIPGIGAQGGSPEIIRELKGRDVVVNVSRAIIFADNVRRKAEEFRELLARQYFD; this is encoded by the coding sequence ATGTTTATTAAGAAATATAGGAAGGCGAGAGACAAGAACACGTCAATTTTAGTGGTTGGTCTTGACAGCGACGTCGAAAGGATAAAGGGATTTAAAAGCATGGTGGAGTTCAACGAGCATATCGTGAAAGAAACGGCCGATCTGGTGTGTGGGTATAAAATAAACATCGCGTTTTACGAGAAGCTTGGCTGGAGAGGATATAAAGAGCTTGAAGAAACAATAGAGCTCATAAAAAACGAAACAGGCTTGCCAATAATACTCGACGCCAAGAGGGGAGATATCGGGAACACTGCGAGAGCCTATGCCAAGGCATATTTTGACAAACTTGGAGTGGACTCGGTAACAGTTAACCCTTATATGGGGAGAGATGCCATAATACCGTTTTTGGAGAAGGGACATGCATTTGTTCTGCTCTTGACGAGCAACGAGTCAATTGGAGATGTTGAGCTTCATGTGTATCACAAAGTCCTCGAGCTTGCAAAGGAACTTGAAAAAAGCTATCCGGAAAGAATCGGCATAGTGGTGGGTGCAACAAGGGGAGAGCACATAGCTGAAATAGCAGAAAAAAGTGGAACCCTTTCATGGCTTATCCCGGGCATCGGAGCACAAGGGGGAAGTCCAGAGATTATTAGGGAATTGAAGGGAAGGGACGTTGTTGTTAACGTCTCGAGAGCCATCATATTTGCAGACAATGTGAGAAGAAAAGCGGAAGAGTTCAGAGAGCTGCTGGCAAGACAGTATTTTGATTAG
- the pth2 gene encoding peptidyl-tRNA hydrolase Pth2, which produces MFKYKQVMVVRADLKLSKGKLAVQVAHGAVTAAFKAYKEKPEWFKAWFNEGQKKVVVKAENERELFELKAQAENLGIPTALIRDAGLTEVPPGTITCLAIGPAPEEIVDKVTGNLKLV; this is translated from the coding sequence ATGTTCAAGTACAAGCAAGTTATGGTAGTTAGAGCAGATTTAAAGCTCAGTAAGGGCAAATTAGCAGTTCAAGTGGCTCATGGGGCAGTTACAGCAGCTTTTAAAGCTTACAAAGAAAAGCCAGAATGGTTTAAAGCCTGGTTCAACGAGGGGCAGAAGAAAGTTGTCGTAAAGGCGGAGAACGAAAGAGAGCTTTTTGAGCTAAAGGCTCAAGCAGAGAATCTAGGGATTCCAACGGCATTAATAAGGGATGCGGGCTTAACGGAGGTTCCGCCGGGGACGATAACGTGTTTGGCAATTGGTCCAGCACCGGAGGAGATAGTTGATAAGGTTACTGGAAACCTAAAACTTGTGTGA
- a CDS encoding dihydroorotase, protein MIIKGEILSKSFKGRGYIIIKDGLIKRVQRKKPGGAVDIDAEDKLVIPGLIDMHAHFREPGYEHRETIESGSRAAVHGGVTTVALMPNTNPAMDNIEVIGYVKEKAREIGLVDVLPIGAITKGREGKEITDFGKLAEHVVGFSDDGTTPQSFGVFLEAARYAKKVNKPILDHAEIGELSGGSMREGKFSRLYGISGIPDIAESIAVARDVEVARYTGAHIHIQHLSTKSSVDIVREGKKKGAPVSAEVTHHHLLFKDEDLKDRSPFKKVNPPLPREEDQEELIRGLLDGTIDIIVTDHAPYSLEEKNVDIEEAPFGISGIETLLSSLFLIAEKHEINFEILLEKVTCNPANLFNLPLRGDISEGYRADLVILDPDKEWRVTERSLFSKGKNTPFLGRKLPGVVEMTIKGGRIVYWRDDL, encoded by the coding sequence ATGATAATCAAAGGAGAGATACTCTCAAAGAGTTTCAAGGGGAGGGGGTACATAATAATCAAAGATGGATTAATCAAGAGAGTTCAGCGAAAAAAGCCAGGAGGGGCCGTAGACATCGATGCAGAGGACAAACTCGTCATCCCCGGACTAATAGATATGCATGCCCATTTTCGAGAGCCCGGGTATGAACACAGAGAAACGATAGAAAGCGGGTCAAGAGCGGCTGTTCATGGAGGCGTTACAACCGTTGCCCTCATGCCAAACACTAATCCCGCCATGGACAATATCGAGGTAATAGGATACGTAAAAGAGAAAGCAAGAGAAATAGGACTCGTCGACGTTCTCCCAATCGGAGCAATTACAAAAGGCAGAGAAGGGAAAGAAATCACGGATTTTGGGAAATTAGCAGAACACGTTGTAGGCTTCAGTGATGATGGGACAACCCCTCAAAGCTTCGGGGTATTTTTAGAAGCTGCAAGATACGCAAAAAAAGTAAACAAGCCAATCTTAGACCACGCAGAGATAGGGGAATTATCTGGGGGTAGCATGAGGGAAGGAAAGTTCTCAAGGCTTTATGGCATAAGCGGAATTCCCGACATAGCTGAATCAATAGCCGTTGCAAGGGATGTGGAAGTGGCAAGGTATACCGGAGCGCATATTCACATACAGCACCTCTCAACAAAATCCTCCGTGGATATAGTGAGAGAAGGAAAGAAAAAAGGAGCTCCAGTATCTGCCGAAGTTACTCATCATCACCTCCTTTTTAAGGATGAAGACCTGAAGGATCGTTCTCCGTTTAAAAAAGTTAATCCACCCCTACCAAGAGAAGAAGATCAAGAGGAACTTATAAGAGGGCTCCTTGACGGCACAATAGACATAATAGTCACTGACCATGCCCCGTATTCTCTTGAGGAAAAGAACGTAGACATTGAAGAAGCACCCTTCGGAATAAGCGGTATTGAAACCCTGCTCTCATCTCTGTTTTTAATAGCAGAAAAACACGAGATCAATTTTGAGATCCTTTTAGAAAAGGTCACCTGCAACCCGGCAAATCTCTTCAATCTTCCCCTGAGAGGGGACATAAGTGAAGGATACAGAGCAGATTTGGTCATCTTAGATCCAGATAAAGAGTGGAGAGTCACAGAAAGGAGTTTGTTCTCAAAAGGCAAGAACACCCCCTTCCTTGGGAGAAAACTTCCCGGGGTAGTTGAGATGACCATTAAAGGGGGCAGGATTGTATACTGGAGGGATGACCTTTGA
- a CDS encoding phosphoglycolate phosphatase, with amino-acid sequence MKIRAISIDIDGTITYPDRRLHEKALEAIRKAESLGVPAMLVTGNSACFAYAASILIGTSGPFIAEDGGVIGDKRNNRIFLGDMGDSMILWSELKRRYPQAEMSDTMKFGERRAGLVIKRTVPVEAVREIIRELGLNLVAVDSGYAIHVKQPHVNKGEGIRKACELLGIRPEEVAHIGDGENDLDAFRVVGYRVAVAQAPESVKKEADYVTSKPYGEGAAEGILHILKKFGYI; translated from the coding sequence ATGAAAATTAGGGCGATATCCATAGACATTGACGGCACAATAACGTATCCCGATAGAAGACTTCATGAGAAGGCACTTGAAGCAATTAGAAAAGCGGAAAGCCTTGGAGTCCCTGCGATGCTTGTTACGGGAAACAGTGCATGCTTTGCTTATGCAGCGAGCATTTTAATAGGGACAAGCGGCCCGTTTATTGCCGAGGACGGAGGCGTTATAGGGGATAAGCGTAACAACAGGATTTTTCTTGGAGATATGGGGGATTCCATGATCTTATGGAGCGAGCTCAAAAGACGCTATCCCCAGGCAGAGATGAGCGACACAATGAAATTTGGCGAAAGAAGGGCGGGACTTGTGATAAAAAGAACGGTTCCAGTTGAGGCGGTTAGGGAGATTATAAGGGAACTTGGCCTGAATCTTGTGGCAGTAGACAGCGGATATGCAATACATGTAAAGCAGCCCCACGTGAACAAAGGGGAAGGGATAAGAAAAGCATGCGAGCTCTTGGGCATAAGGCCAGAGGAAGTTGCTCATATTGGAGACGGCGAAAACGATCTTGATGCCTTTAGAGTAGTTGGCTACAGAGTTGCAGTGGCTCAAGCTCCAGAGAGTGTTAAAAAGGAAGCGGATTACGTAACAAGTAAGCCATATGGCGAGGGCGCTGCTGAAGGAATTTTGCACATCTTAAAAAAGTTTGGATATATCTAA
- the truD gene encoding tRNA pseudouridine(13) synthase TruD, which translates to MDYKEFFSHFKYLSSSPGIGGRIKTCPEDFIVKEKIPKSIFKGDNCLIYLLKKRNWETMAAIKEIAKRIGIDYKQIGFAGTKDRHAVTYQYISICTENSEEIKKRLDSLEISDISLEFAGYGKRLKLGMLLGNYFQITVRDINPDTALERTKDILAELKVKGGFPNYFGYQRFGEKRVINHEVGKLLLKGNFEEAAFKFLGEYTGDMMGDEARKNFLESGDVEKALEEFPNFLRYERAMLYKYKETKSWKKAFAVLPRPIVRIFIHSYQSYLFNKVLSRRIEEGLPLNEALPGDVVCQVKRGLPIRSKTFRVTERTLRFVNEKIKKGEAMVTGPIFGFASRLAGGEMGRIEREVLEEEGITLEEFKMKHLKILAEPGGRRELLIKPKKFRYKAFEEGLVFRFFLPKGVYATSVLREIMKDH; encoded by the coding sequence ATGGACTATAAGGAATTTTTTAGTCATTTCAAATATTTAAGCTCGTCTCCGGGAATAGGGGGAAGAATTAAAACCTGCCCGGAAGATTTTATAGTGAAGGAAAAAATTCCAAAGAGCATTTTTAAAGGGGATAATTGCTTGATATACCTCCTCAAAAAACGAAACTGGGAAACAATGGCTGCTATAAAGGAAATAGCCAAGAGAATTGGTATAGATTACAAGCAGATTGGATTTGCTGGCACCAAGGATAGGCATGCGGTAACTTATCAGTACATCAGCATCTGCACTGAAAACTCGGAAGAAATAAAAAAGCGTCTTGACTCTTTAGAGATTTCGGACATTTCATTGGAGTTTGCGGGATATGGGAAAAGGCTAAAACTTGGCATGCTTCTCGGGAATTATTTCCAGATAACCGTGAGAGACATCAATCCTGACACCGCTCTGGAACGTACTAAGGACATTTTGGCAGAGTTAAAAGTCAAAGGGGGCTTTCCAAATTATTTTGGCTATCAGCGTTTTGGTGAGAAAAGGGTCATCAATCATGAGGTGGGAAAGCTTCTGCTGAAGGGAAATTTTGAAGAAGCAGCGTTTAAGTTTTTGGGGGAATATACAGGTGATATGATGGGCGATGAAGCAAGAAAGAACTTTTTGGAAAGTGGCGATGTTGAAAAAGCTCTGGAAGAGTTTCCCAACTTTTTAAGGTATGAACGGGCCATGCTCTATAAGTATAAAGAGACAAAAAGCTGGAAAAAAGCCTTTGCAGTTCTTCCAAGGCCAATAGTGAGGATATTCATCCACTCCTATCAGTCTTATCTCTTTAACAAAGTGCTCTCGAGGAGAATCGAGGAAGGATTACCTCTTAATGAAGCACTACCTGGGGATGTTGTCTGTCAGGTAAAAAGGGGGCTCCCTATAAGGAGCAAAACGTTCAGAGTTACTGAAAGAACCCTTCGCTTCGTAAATGAAAAAATCAAAAAAGGAGAGGCAATGGTTACGGGACCTATTTTTGGATTCGCCTCGCGACTTGCCGGTGGGGAAATGGGCAGGATTGAGAGAGAAGTGCTGGAAGAGGAAGGTATAACGCTTGAGGAATTTAAAATGAAGCATCTAAAAATTTTGGCAGAGCCTGGCGGGAGAAGAGAGCTGTTAATAAAGCCCAAGAAATTCAGATATAAGGCCTTTGAAGAGGGACTTGTTTTCAGGTTTTTCTTGCCCAAAGGCGTTTATGCCACAAGTGTTTTGAGGGAAATTATGAAAGATCATTAA
- the aspS gene encoding aspartate--tRNA(Asn) ligase — translation MYRTHYSSQITEELHGKKVKVAGWVYEVKDLGGIKFLWLRDREGIVQVTAPKKKVSEEIFTLIPKLNGEDVVAVEGVVNFTPKAKLGFEIIPEKIEVLAKAESPLPLDPTGKVKAELDTRLDNRFIDLRKPEVMAIFKIRSSVFRAVREFFYQEGFIEIHTPKIIATATEGGTELFPMKYFERDAFLAQSPQLYKQIMMASGLDRVFEIAPIFRAEEHNTTRHLNEAWSIDAEMAFIENEDEVMQLLERLVAYAINYVREHNEKELKILNFELEEPKLPFRRVTYTQALEILKDLGKEIPWGEDIDTEGEKLLGQYIKETYDEDLYFIYQYPSEAKPFYIMKYDDKPEISRAFDLEYRGVEITSGGQREHRYEKLKAQIAEKGLNVESFEFYLKAFRYGMPPHGGFGLGAERLLKQMLNLSNIREVILFPRDRRRLEP, via the coding sequence ATGTACCGAACCCATTATTCGAGCCAAATAACCGAGGAGCTACACGGGAAGAAAGTGAAAGTTGCGGGATGGGTTTATGAGGTCAAGGATCTCGGTGGAATAAAGTTTCTTTGGCTGAGGGACAGGGAGGGCATAGTTCAAGTTACGGCTCCAAAAAAGAAGGTCAGTGAAGAAATTTTCACCCTCATCCCAAAGCTTAACGGTGAGGATGTAGTTGCCGTTGAGGGCGTTGTCAACTTTACCCCTAAGGCCAAGCTTGGGTTTGAGATTATCCCAGAAAAAATCGAAGTCCTAGCAAAAGCCGAGTCTCCCCTTCCTTTAGACCCTACGGGCAAGGTTAAGGCCGAGCTTGACACGAGGCTTGACAACAGGTTTATCGATCTGAGGAAGCCCGAGGTCATGGCAATATTCAAAATACGCTCAAGTGTTTTTAGGGCGGTTAGAGAGTTCTTTTATCAAGAGGGATTCATTGAGATTCACACACCCAAAATAATAGCCACCGCCACAGAAGGTGGCACAGAGCTCTTTCCCATGAAGTATTTTGAAAGAGATGCATTTTTAGCCCAGTCCCCACAGCTTTACAAGCAGATCATGATGGCCTCCGGACTGGACAGAGTGTTTGAGATAGCCCCCATCTTCAGAGCTGAGGAACATAACACAACCAGGCACTTAAACGAAGCTTGGAGCATTGATGCTGAAATGGCCTTCATAGAAAACGAGGACGAGGTCATGCAACTCCTTGAAAGGCTTGTTGCCTATGCAATTAATTACGTTAGAGAGCACAACGAGAAAGAGCTCAAGATTCTAAACTTTGAGCTTGAAGAACCAAAGCTTCCCTTTAGAAGGGTTACATATACGCAAGCCCTCGAAATACTTAAAGACCTTGGAAAAGAAATCCCCTGGGGAGAGGACATCGATACAGAAGGGGAAAAGCTGCTGGGACAATATATCAAAGAGACCTATGATGAGGATCTCTACTTTATCTACCAATACCCGAGTGAAGCAAAGCCCTTCTACATAATGAAATACGATGATAAGCCAGAAATCTCAAGGGCATTTGACCTGGAGTATAGGGGTGTGGAGATAACCTCTGGAGGTCAGAGAGAACACCGCTATGAAAAACTAAAGGCCCAAATTGCAGAGAAAGGCTTGAATGTGGAAAGCTTTGAGTTCTATCTTAAAGCATTCCGCTACGGTATGCCGCCTCACGGGGGATTTGGTCTCGGGGCAGAGAGGTTGCTCAAGCAGATGCTTAACTTGAGCAATATCCGAGAAGTTATACTATTCCCAAGGGACAGAAGAAGGTTGGAACCATAA
- a CDS encoding KH domain-containing protein, translated as MKAPICEVCLKTEDILCPADEKKLQEGLISELDVKISRMLFKLLGDADVEFKKAVEAGDLVVIMVGEGNVPLVIGKGGKNIKLLMRELGKRVRVIEGREIKGTDDLKKLATDLLYPAGVFGVNVVYAPHGQYYKVLVIRKDKQKLPERQEILEDILSKIAGTDVKISFI; from the coding sequence ATGAAAGCGCCAATCTGTGAGGTGTGTTTAAAAACGGAGGACATTTTGTGCCCGGCAGATGAAAAGAAACTTCAAGAGGGGTTGATTTCTGAACTTGATGTTAAGATTTCAAGGATGCTCTTTAAACTTTTGGGCGACGCTGACGTTGAGTTTAAAAAAGCTGTTGAGGCCGGGGATTTGGTAGTAATAATGGTCGGAGAAGGAAACGTCCCCCTTGTTATCGGAAAGGGCGGCAAAAATATTAAGCTTCTTATGAGAGAGCTTGGAAAGAGGGTTAGAGTTATCGAGGGCAGGGAAATTAAAGGCACCGATGACCTCAAGAAACTTGCCACAGACCTTTTATATCCTGCGGGAGTCTTTGGAGTTAACGTTGTCTATGCCCCACATGGACAGTACTACAAAGTGCTTGTGATAAGGAAGGACAAGCAGAAGCTTCCCGAGAGGCAGGAGATTTTGGAGGATATCCTTTCAAAGATAGCCGGTACCGATGTTAAGATATCTTTCATCTGA
- a CDS encoding dihydroorotate dehydrogenase — protein sequence MIEAELIEKKTAKDYGFFKFKLSEKLENPDAGQFVMLKALDEPILAKPFSIYSYKNKNLTLFIKRVGRLTGKIFSSPIGEVFYIRGPYGTPYIETISREKKYILIGGGSGIAPLNFFSELYPELVYKKLYGFKGGYIRELFEEEQSTLVIEEESGKTVVDVLVDVYSEEVGILACGPIPMLKNLPHDSYVSLEAVMGCGIGTCKSCAIKTKEGIKMVCKDGPLFRKGEIQWEWI from the coding sequence TTGATTGAGGCAGAACTTATAGAAAAGAAAACAGCAAAAGATTACGGATTCTTTAAATTTAAACTAAGTGAAAAGTTGGAAAACCCGGATGCCGGACAGTTTGTGATGCTAAAAGCTCTTGATGAGCCGATTCTTGCAAAGCCGTTCTCCATTTATTCCTACAAAAACAAAAACCTCACCCTATTTATAAAGCGTGTTGGAAGGTTGACAGGAAAGATATTCTCAAGCCCCATAGGGGAAGTGTTCTACATAAGAGGGCCCTATGGAACACCGTACATTGAAACTATTAGCAGAGAAAAAAAGTACATACTCATTGGAGGAGGAAGCGGGATAGCACCTTTAAATTTCTTTTCAGAGCTTTATCCCGAGCTTGTTTATAAAAAACTCTATGGGTTCAAGGGAGGGTACATAAGAGAGCTCTTTGAGGAGGAGCAGTCAACCCTTGTAATAGAAGAAGAAAGTGGGAAAACAGTTGTAGACGTACTTGTGGATGTTTATTCAGAGGAAGTAGGGATTTTAGCATGTGGCCCAATCCCAATGCTGAAAAACCTTCCTCATGATTCATACGTTTCCCTTGAGGCTGTAATGGGATGTGGAATAGGAACATGCAAAAGCTGTGCCATAAAGACAAAAGAGGGCATTAAAATGGTATGCAAGGACGGGCCGCTCTTTAGAAAGGGGGAGATACAATGGGAGTGGATTTAA